A segment of the Deltaproteobacteria bacterium genome:
CGCGATGTTTGGAAAAGTAAGCCTTCACCTCGTCAGGGGGTGTGGCCATATCCCGGAAGTCCCCAGGGTTGATAAAAAGTCTATCCAGATTCAGCTTCTCGAAATTATCCCGGTAGGCTTCTAAGACTTCTCGATCCGAGACTTTGGCTGAGGAAACGATCAGGTTTTGAACCTTAGAAATCAGGAGCATTTGCTTTTGATTGGCCTCGAATTCCTTGGCGGCCATTCGGATACGCTGGAGAGCGCGAAGGTAGATGTCTTTATCAAAGAATCCTTCCTTCTGGAAGGCCGGATGGTTTTGAATAGAGGCCTGAATCTCTTCGGGAGCCACCCCTAATCCCAGCCGCTGCGCTTCTTGCAGCAGAAGGATTTTATTGATCAAATCTTTTACGGCGCGTTCCTTGAGCCCCAATTTTTTGGCCATCTCCTCGGTGAACTTTTCCCCGTATACAGACTGGTATCTATCCCGCAGGTTCTGATAGTAGGTTCTGGCCTCGGCAATCGTGATGATATGTTTCCCAATCCTCACTAAATCTCGCTCCCTGCTTCCCCCAGGGTTCCAGATTCCCCAGAAAATAAAAACAACGACCACAGCCCCCAAGGCAACTTTGATCATCCAGGATTGGGCGTGTCGCCTCATGAAATCCAGCATACTTCCAATTCCCCTTTCCCAATAATATTAATCATCCTAAATGACCCCGGGGAAAAAGGCAAGTATTTTTCGTTTAATTTTCTTGCTCCAGCCATCGAATTTTGTTAATATATCTGCCTTGGACTCCCCACTTTCCCTTTTTGCAGGGACACGTTCCTTCCCCTCGGGGGTTCCTTAAGAAAGGAGCTGGCCAATGATCTTCGATTCCATCTTGGGCCTATTCTCCAATGATCTGGCGATCGATCTGGGGACGGCCACAACCTTAGTTTATGTTAAGGGTAAAGGGATTGTCCTTTGTGAACCTTCGGTAGTGGCTATCCGTAAGGATTCAAGAGGGGGAAAGAAAATCCTGGCGGTGGGCAAAGAAGCGAAGAGGATGCTTGGCCGGACGCCGGGGAACATCGTAGCCATTCGTCCGATGAAAGATGGAGTCATTGCCGATTTTGAGATCACCGAATCCATGCTCCGTTACTTCATCGCCCAAGTCCATAAAGGCCGGACCCTGGTAAGACCACGCATTATTGTTTCCGTACCTTCGGGGATCACGGAGGTTGAAAAAAGAGCGGTGCGTGAGTCGGCCCAGTCCGCTGGAGCCCGGGAAGTCTACTTGATCGAAGAACCCATGGCTGCGGCTATCGGGGCGGGGCTTCCGGTCAGCGAACCCTCAGGAAATATGATCGTAGACATTGGGGGAGGGACTTCAGAAGTGGCCGTAATCTCCCTCTCGGGAATCGTCTATAGCCAGTCCGTGCGGGTGGGCGGAGACAAAATGGATGAAGCGATTGCGCAGTTTATCAAACGGAAATATAATCTACTCATTGGGGAACGAACCGCGGAGAATGTCAAGATTCAGATCGGAACGGCCTATCCAGAAGAAGAAGTGAAGACCATGGAAATCAAAGGACGGGACCTTGTGGCCGGGAATCCCAAAGTTTTGCAGGTCAACTCCGAGGAAATACGGGAGGCACTGGCCGAACCCATCAATGCCATCCTGGAAGCGATCAAAACCACTTTAGAACGAACCCCGCCGGAGCTTGCCTCCGACATCGTGGACAAAGGAATCATCCTGGCCGGTGGAGGATCCCTGCTCAGAAACCTGGATGTCCTCCTCCGGGAAGAGACCAACCTTCCCGTTACCATCACCGAAGATCCAATTTCAGCGGTGGTTTTAGGATCAGGAAAAGCTTTAGACGAACTCGACATCCTCAAAGAGGTAATGATCAAATCCTGATGGTTTTTGAAGGAAGGGGATGGCCGGTCAACGTTGAACCGGGCTGATAATGGATTGGTTGAAACGTTTCCGCCTTCTTTTTACCGTTTTGCTCTTTCTCTTCCTGGCTGCTCTCATACTCACCCTGCACACCAGAAGCGATCGAGAAACTTCCTTGGTGGAGAAAACCCTCCTGCAGATCTCTTTCCCCCTCCAGCAAAAAACCCAAGGATTCATCCGCTGGCTGAAAGGAGTGGGGGAGCGTTATATTTTTCTCACCCGCGTGCAGCAAGAAAATGAAGCACTGCAACGGAGGGTCAGCGCTTTGCGGCAGGAGAACAATCGCCTCCAGGAAGCCATTTTGGCCCAAGAGCGCCTGACGAAACTGTATCCCTTACAAGCTCAACATCCCTCCCCAGCCATCCTGGCTCAGGTATTCGCCCGTGACCCTTCGAGTTGGTTCAAGACCTTGCTGGTTGACAAGGGAGAAAGGGAAGGCGTATCCAAAAACATGGCCGTAGTAGTTTCCGAAGGAGTCGTGGGTCGGGTAATCGAGGTCTCGGCCAATACGGCCAAAGTACTCTTAGTGACCGACCCCAACAGCGCAGTAGATGTGATCATTCAGCGCTCCCGCGCTCAGGGGATCATGGAGGGAAAAGTGGATGAGTTTGGTATCCTCAAATATGTGCAAAAGAGCGACGACGTTCAGG
Coding sequences within it:
- a CDS encoding SurA N-terminal domain-containing protein: MLDFMRRHAQSWMIKVALGAVVVVFIFWGIWNPGGSRERDLVRIGKHIITIAEARTYYQNLRDRYQSVYGEKFTEEMAKKLGLKERAVKDLINKILLLQEAQRLGLGVAPEEIQASIQNHPAFQKEGFFDKDIYLRALQRIRMAAKEFEANQKQMLLISKVQNLIVSSAKVSDREVLEAYRDNFEKLNLDRLFINPGDFRDMATPPDEVKAYFSKHR
- a CDS encoding rod shape-determining protein, with amino-acid sequence MIFDSILGLFSNDLAIDLGTATTLVYVKGKGIVLCEPSVVAIRKDSRGGKKILAVGKEAKRMLGRTPGNIVAIRPMKDGVIADFEITESMLRYFIAQVHKGRTLVRPRIIVSVPSGITEVEKRAVRESAQSAGAREVYLIEEPMAAAIGAGLPVSEPSGNMIVDIGGGTSEVAVISLSGIVYSQSVRVGGDKMDEAIAQFIKRKYNLLIGERTAENVKIQIGTAYPEEEVKTMEIKGRDLVAGNPKVLQVNSEEIREALAEPINAILEAIKTTLERTPPELASDIVDKGIILAGGGSLLRNLDVLLREETNLPVTITEDPISAVVLGSGKALDELDILKEVMIKS
- the mreC gene encoding rod shape-determining protein MreC, which encodes MDWLKRFRLLFTVLLFLFLAALILTLHTRSDRETSLVEKTLLQISFPLQQKTQGFIRWLKGVGERYIFLTRVQQENEALQRRVSALRQENNRLQEAILAQERLTKLYPLQAQHPSPAILAQVFARDPSSWFKTLLVDKGEREGVSKNMAVVVSEGVVGRVIEVSANTAKVLLVTDPNSAVDVIIQRSRAQGIMEGKVDEFGILKYVQKSDDVQVGDKVITSGLGGIFPKGLLIGTVTKVERKRPGVFQYVEVIPTVDFSRLEEVLILGGEP